In the Pseudomonas orientalis genome, one interval contains:
- a CDS encoding PA4642 family protein, producing the protein MRKDKIQVIGDEIGDDQIKLFLNFEPVDATSASLHKLIKAYRGLRIDDFERFLGFFKEAGLDLDGKDEHGQTFVDLIKDQRNAAEYIALIDKARG; encoded by the coding sequence ATGCGTAAAGATAAAATACAGGTGATCGGTGACGAGATCGGCGACGACCAGATCAAGTTGTTCCTGAACTTCGAACCGGTCGATGCGACTTCTGCGTCCCTGCACAAACTGATCAAGGCCTATCGCGGCCTGCGTATCGACGACTTCGAGCGCTTCCTGGGGTTCTTCAAGGAAGCTGGCCTGGACCTGGACGGCAAGGACGAGCATGGCCAGACCTTTGTCGACCTGATCAAGGACCAGCGCAACGCCGCCGAGTACATTGCGCTGATCGACAAGGCTCGCGGCTGA
- the mqo gene encoding malate dehydrogenase (quinone), which produces MAHNEAVDVVLVGAGIMSATLAVLLKELDPGLKLEVVELMDSGAAESSNPWNNAGTGHAGLCELNYTPQAADGSIDIKKAVHINTQFEVSKQFWAYLAKKGTFGSCKSFISPVPHLSFVQGDNGVAFLKKRFETLSQHHAFSDMHYTEDRSEMAEWMPLMMPGRPLDEKIAATRVMNGTDVNFGALTNQLLNHLTSAPDAQVKYCKRVTGLKRNGAGWTVSIKDVNSGNSREVDARFVFLGAGGAALPLLQASGIEESKGFGGFPVSGQWLRCDNPEVVKQHQAKVYSQAAVGSPPMSVPHLDTRVVDGKKSLLFGPYAGFTTKFLKHGSFLDLPMSIRAGNIGPMLAVARDNMDLTKYLVSEVRQSMEQRLESLRRFYPEAKAEDWRLEVAGQRVQIIKKDPKKGGVLQFGTELVAARDGSLAALLGASPGASVTVSIMLELIERCFPEKAKGEWATKLHEIFPAREKVLETDAELYRRISTQNNISLELVEPVGASSLAKNVNDNAAQVD; this is translated from the coding sequence ATGGCGCATAACGAAGCAGTCGACGTAGTTCTGGTAGGGGCCGGCATCATGAGTGCCACCCTGGCCGTGCTGCTCAAAGAGCTCGACCCCGGCCTCAAGCTGGAAGTCGTTGAGCTGATGGACTCGGGTGCCGCGGAGAGTTCCAACCCGTGGAACAACGCCGGTACCGGCCACGCCGGGCTCTGCGAGCTGAACTACACGCCGCAGGCCGCCGATGGTTCCATCGACATCAAGAAAGCGGTGCACATCAACACCCAGTTCGAGGTCTCGAAGCAGTTCTGGGCGTATCTGGCCAAAAAAGGCACCTTTGGCTCGTGCAAGTCCTTTATCAGTCCGGTCCCGCACTTGAGTTTCGTGCAGGGCGACAATGGCGTTGCCTTCCTCAAGAAGCGGTTTGAAACCCTCAGCCAGCACCATGCGTTTTCGGACATGCATTACACCGAGGACCGCAGCGAAATGGCAGAGTGGATGCCGCTGATGATGCCGGGCCGCCCACTCGATGAAAAAATCGCAGCAACCCGCGTGATGAATGGCACTGACGTCAACTTTGGCGCCCTCACCAATCAGCTGCTCAACCACCTGACCAGTGCGCCGGACGCCCAGGTCAAGTACTGCAAGCGCGTCACCGGCCTCAAGCGCAATGGCGCCGGCTGGACCGTCAGCATCAAGGACGTCAACAGCGGCAACAGCCGCGAAGTGGATGCCCGGTTCGTGTTCCTCGGCGCCGGCGGTGCGGCGCTGCCGCTGCTGCAGGCGTCGGGCATCGAAGAAAGCAAAGGCTTCGGCGGTTTCCCGGTCAGCGGCCAGTGGCTGCGTTGCGACAATCCGGAAGTGGTCAAGCAGCACCAGGCCAAGGTCTATAGCCAGGCCGCCGTGGGTTCGCCACCGATGTCGGTGCCGCACCTGGACACCCGCGTGGTGGATGGCAAGAAGTCGCTGTTGTTCGGACCCTACGCCGGGTTCACCACCAAATTCCTCAAGCACGGCTCGTTCCTCGACCTGCCGATGTCGATTCGCGCCGGCAACATCGGTCCGATGCTGGCTGTGGCCCGCGACAACATGGACCTGACCAAGTACCTGGTCAGCGAAGTGCGCCAGTCCATGGAGCAGCGCCTGGAATCCCTGCGCCGCTTCTACCCCGAAGCGAAAGCCGAAGACTGGCGCCTGGAAGTGGCCGGCCAACGCGTGCAGATCATCAAGAAGGACCCGAAGAAAGGCGGCGTGCTGCAATTCGGCACCGAACTGGTTGCCGCCAGGGATGGATCGCTCGCGGCGCTGCTGGGCGCCTCGCCGGGCGCTTCGGTGACGGTGTCGATCATGCTGGAATTGATCGAACGCTGCTTCCCTGAGAAAGCCAAAGGCGAATGGGCGACCAAGCTGCACGAGATCTTCCCGGCGCGCGAAAAAGTGCTGGAGACGGATGCCGAGCTCTATCGCAGGATCAGCACGCAGAACAACATCAGCCTGGAGCTGGTGGAACCTGTAGGAGCGAGCTCGCTCGCGAAAAACGTCAACGATAACGCAGCGCAAGTGGATTAA
- a CDS encoding YajG family lipoprotein — MLQRLLFGLITVTSLALVGCANSPQQLSPQPKVTAQLAPVGHGQPVSVRVVDGRPSPTLGSRGGLYPETALISVTGQDVLPKLQAQAEAAVRLLGFTPTNSPGAPQLTVTLAELKYQSPKEGLYVTEASIGATFKSDVSAGTRRYSGRYAASLNQRFGMSPNQETNTKLVSDVLSDALTRLFKDPSIGQLLSSQ, encoded by the coding sequence ATGTTGCAACGCCTGTTGTTCGGTTTGATCACTGTGACCAGTTTGGCTTTGGTTGGCTGCGCCAACAGCCCGCAACAACTCAGCCCGCAACCCAAAGTCACGGCGCAGTTGGCCCCGGTCGGTCACGGCCAGCCCGTGTCGGTGCGTGTAGTGGACGGTCGTCCGTCGCCGACCCTCGGCTCCCGTGGTGGCCTGTACCCGGAGACCGCGCTGATTTCGGTAACCGGCCAGGACGTGCTGCCCAAGTTGCAGGCCCAGGCAGAAGCCGCCGTGCGCTTGCTGGGCTTTACCCCGACCAATTCGCCAGGTGCACCGCAATTGACCGTGACCCTGGCCGAGCTGAAATACCAGTCGCCCAAGGAAGGCCTGTATGTGACCGAAGCGTCCATCGGCGCAACCTTCAAGTCCGACGTCAGCGCCGGTACCCGACGCTACAGCGGCCGTTATGCCGCGTCCCTCAACCAGCGCTTCGGCATGTCGCCAAATCAGGAAACCAACACCAAGCTGGTCAGCGACGTGCTCAGCGATGCCCTGACCCGGCTGTTCAAGGACCCAAGCATCGGCCAGTTGCTCAGTTCACAGTAA
- a CDS encoding 1-acyl-sn-glycerol-3-phosphate acyltransferase produces MGEFDTIRPYNDSEVPAVLDRLFSDKAFLDILTHFRFPRFAGALGWLLKPMIARKLRREFAGVTTVATLQDKVEYYVDHTIDRATDGVTYTGVEQLKSGTAYLFLANHRDIVMDPAFVNYAVYHAGLPTPRIAIGDNLLQKPFVSDLMRLNKSFIVHRSITGRKEKMAAYQLLSAYINHSIRNDCQSIWIAQAEGRAKDGDDRTESAILKMFHVSRKDEPFAEVIQSLHLTPVSISYEYDPCDAAKARELYIRATTGTYCKAPGEDDVSIALGITGYKGRVHVNFAPPITERFEDTKLLAAEMDRQILGGYRLFPVHYLAYAQWHDADPQLDVPEAEDVFPADELAKAKAEWQRRLNECPSEHRPYLVTQYATPVRNQYRVKAGIPL; encoded by the coding sequence ATGGGCGAATTCGATACCATCCGACCTTACAACGACAGCGAAGTCCCGGCAGTGCTGGACCGGCTGTTCAGTGACAAGGCCTTTCTGGACATACTGACTCACTTTCGCTTCCCGCGCTTTGCCGGCGCGCTGGGCTGGCTGCTCAAGCCGATGATCGCACGCAAGCTGCGCCGTGAGTTCGCCGGCGTCACCACCGTGGCCACGCTGCAGGATAAAGTCGAGTATTACGTCGACCACACCATCGACCGCGCGACCGACGGCGTGACCTACACCGGCGTCGAGCAATTGAAATCCGGCACCGCCTACCTGTTCCTGGCCAATCACCGCGACATCGTGATGGACCCGGCCTTCGTCAACTACGCCGTCTACCACGCCGGCCTGCCGACGCCGCGCATCGCCATCGGCGACAACCTGCTGCAGAAGCCCTTTGTCAGCGACCTGATGCGCTTGAACAAGAGCTTCATCGTGCACCGCTCGATTACCGGGCGAAAGGAAAAGATGGCGGCCTACCAGTTGCTGTCGGCCTACATCAACCATTCGATTCGCAACGACTGCCAGTCGATCTGGATCGCCCAGGCCGAAGGCCGGGCCAAGGATGGGGATGATCGCACCGAATCGGCGATCCTCAAGATGTTCCACGTCAGCCGCAAGGACGAGCCGTTCGCCGAAGTTATCCAGTCGTTGCACCTGACACCGGTGTCGATCAGCTATGAATATGATCCATGCGACGCCGCCAAGGCCCGCGAGCTGTATATCCGCGCCACCACCGGCACCTACTGCAAAGCGCCGGGCGAGGATGACGTGAGCATTGCGCTGGGCATCACCGGCTACAAAGGCCGGGTACACGTGAATTTCGCGCCGCCGATTACCGAGCGCTTCGAAGACACCAAACTGCTGGCTGCCGAAATGGACCGGCAGATTCTCGGCGGTTACCGGTTGTTCCCGGTGCACTACCTGGCGTACGCCCAATGGCACGATGCCGACCCGCAATTGGATGTGCCAGAGGCCGAAGACGTATTCCCGGCCGATGAGCTGGCCAAGGCGAAGGCCGAGTGGCAGCGGCGCTTGAACGAATGCCCGTCAGAGCATCGTCCGTATCTGGTGACGCAATACGCGACGCCGGTGCGCAATCAATACCGGGTCAAGGCAGGGATCCCCCTGTAA
- a CDS encoding CPXCG motif-containing cysteine-rich protein, translated as MLETALYDCPYCGERVETTVDLSGGDQVYIEDCQVCCRPITFDLQVHGNEWMLETRSENE; from the coding sequence ATGCTGGAAACTGCGCTGTACGATTGTCCTTATTGTGGGGAAAGGGTCGAAACGACGGTGGATTTGTCCGGCGGTGATCAGGTTTATATAGAAGACTGTCAGGTGTGCTGCCGACCCATCACTTTCGACCTGCAGGTTCATGGAAACGAGTGGATGCTCGAAACCCGCAGCGAGAACGAATAA
- a CDS encoding putative signal transducing protein produces MQRIYEPENLMEGELLQQMLASEGIEAHLVGRHLLGGTGELPIFGLLGLEVDNDQAASARELITGYIGAQPIPGDEPDSFPDVLVC; encoded by the coding sequence ATGCAGCGAATCTACGAACCGGAAAACCTCATGGAAGGCGAGCTGCTGCAACAGATGCTTGCCAGCGAAGGCATCGAGGCGCACCTGGTGGGCCGCCATTTGCTCGGCGGCACCGGCGAACTGCCGATATTCGGCCTGCTCGGGCTGGAAGTCGATAATGACCAGGCCGCCAGTGCCCGCGAGCTGATCACGGGCTATATCGGCGCGCAACCCATACCCGGGGATGAACCCGACAGCTTCCCCGACGTACTGGTCTGTTAG
- a CDS encoding SOS response-associated peptidase gives MCGRYALFRWNPAFAALPGFPADQQAQWNISPNDSVLIQRAIDGQLSLARARWGLTPPWLTDLSRTPAHARAETLAEQPMFREAFRQRRCLLPANGFYEWRGTQRKRPYWLTPGEGSTLFFAAIWEAYPVQEQVWLSTAVVTQAAQAQRRPLILDEAGQAAWLDPETPLQVLQSLLASEPAVLRERVLANMVNDPRLNGPECLTPA, from the coding sequence ATGTGTGGACGTTATGCCCTGTTTCGCTGGAACCCCGCCTTTGCTGCCTTGCCGGGTTTCCCGGCCGACCAGCAGGCCCAGTGGAACATTTCCCCCAATGATTCGGTGTTGATCCAGCGCGCCATCGACGGCCAGCTCAGCCTGGCGCGCGCGCGCTGGGGGCTGACGCCGCCGTGGCTCACCGACCTCTCGCGCACGCCTGCCCATGCCCGCGCCGAAACCCTGGCCGAGCAGCCGATGTTCCGCGAGGCGTTCCGCCAGCGTCGTTGCCTGCTGCCGGCCAACGGGTTTTACGAATGGCGCGGCACCCAGCGCAAACGCCCATACTGGCTGACGCCGGGGGAGGGCTCCACGCTGTTTTTTGCGGCTATCTGGGAAGCATATCCCGTGCAGGAGCAGGTGTGGCTGAGCACGGCGGTGGTCACTCAAGCGGCGCAGGCCCAGCGCCGACCGTTGATTCTGGATGAAGCGGGGCAGGCCGCCTGGCTGGATCCCGAGACGCCGCTGCAGGTGCTGCAAAGTCTGTTGGCCAGTGAGCCCGCCGTTTTGCGCGAGCGGGTGCTGGCCAACATGGTCAACGATCCCAGGCTCAATGGGCCCGAGTGCCTGACCCCGGCTTGA
- a CDS encoding M48 family metallopeptidase yields MKKSLAVSGLVAAMLLAGCQSVNTTSGGAVGVERKQYMFSMLSSQEVDQMYAQSYQQTLGEASGKGVLDKTSANAKRVQAIANRLIAQAPTFRPDAAQWKWEVNLIKSDEMNANCGPGGKILVYSALIDNLKLTDDELAAVMGHEIAHALREHGREAMSKAYGIEMAKQGAGAIFGLGQDSLALADTVANYGMTLPNSRSNENEADLIGLELAARAGYNPNAAITLWNKMAKASEGAPPEFMSTHPASDSRIASLQAAIPKVMPLYQQAKKS; encoded by the coding sequence ATGAAAAAGTCATTGGCGGTAAGCGGGTTGGTTGCAGCGATGCTGCTGGCAGGGTGTCAGTCGGTCAACACCACCAGCGGCGGTGCGGTTGGGGTTGAGCGCAAGCAGTACATGTTCAGCATGCTGTCGAGCCAGGAAGTCGACCAGATGTATGCCCAGTCTTACCAGCAGACGCTGGGCGAAGCCAGTGGCAAAGGGGTTCTGGACAAGACCAGCGCCAACGCCAAGCGCGTGCAGGCTATCGCCAATCGTCTGATTGCCCAGGCCCCGACCTTCCGTCCGGATGCGGCGCAATGGAAGTGGGAAGTGAACCTGATCAAGAGCGATGAGATGAACGCCAACTGCGGGCCGGGCGGCAAGATCCTGGTGTACAGCGCGTTGATCGACAACCTCAAGCTCACCGATGATGAACTCGCCGCTGTGATGGGCCATGAAATCGCCCACGCCTTGCGTGAACACGGCCGCGAAGCCATGTCCAAGGCCTACGGTATCGAGATGGCCAAGCAGGGCGCCGGCGCGATATTCGGGCTCGGCCAGGACAGCCTGGCGCTGGCCGATACCGTGGCCAACTACGGCATGACCTTGCCCAACAGCCGCAGCAATGAAAACGAAGCCGACCTGATCGGCCTGGAGCTTGCCGCCCGCGCCGGCTACAACCCGAACGCGGCTATCACGCTGTGGAACAAGATGGCCAAGGCTTCCGAAGGCGCGCCGCCGGAATTCATGAGCACTCACCCGGCGTCTGATAGCCGTATCGCCTCATTGCAGGCGGCGATTCCGAAGGTGATGCCGCTGTACCAGCAGGCCAAGAAGTCCTGA
- a CDS encoding TMEM165/GDT1 family protein, with translation MLDSLLVPTAIVALAEIGDKTQLLALILAARFRKPWPIIAGIVAATLANHAAAGAVGAWFGSFFSDAVLHWILAASFCATALWTLVPDKLDDDEASTTRKFGPFLTTLIAFFLAEIGDKTQIATVMLAAQYPELWLVIIGTTLGMLIANVPVVLAGNFAAEKLPLTLIRRLAATAFFVLAIVAVYKAMQSSGWI, from the coding sequence ATGCTGGATTCACTGCTCGTTCCTACCGCAATCGTTGCCCTGGCCGAAATCGGCGACAAGACGCAACTGCTCGCGCTTATTCTCGCCGCTCGCTTTCGCAAGCCCTGGCCCATCATCGCCGGCATCGTCGCCGCGACCCTGGCCAACCATGCAGCTGCCGGCGCGGTGGGGGCCTGGTTCGGGAGTTTTTTCTCCGATGCGGTACTGCACTGGATTCTTGCGGCGAGCTTCTGCGCCACGGCGTTGTGGACTCTGGTGCCGGACAAACTCGACGATGACGAAGCCAGCACCACCCGCAAGTTCGGGCCGTTCCTGACCACGCTGATTGCGTTCTTCCTCGCGGAAATCGGTGACAAGACCCAGATCGCCACGGTGATGCTGGCAGCGCAGTATCCGGAGTTGTGGCTGGTGATTATCGGGACCACTTTAGGCATGTTGATTGCCAACGTGCCGGTGGTGCTGGCGGGGAATTTCGCGGCGGAGAAGCTGCCGCTGACCTTGATTCGGCGTTTGGCAGCTACGGCGTTTTTTGTACTGGCGATTGTGGCGGTGTACAAGGCCATGCAGAGCAGCGGCTGGATTTAA
- a CDS encoding class I SAM-dependent methyltransferase translates to MDPRSEVLLRQAELFQGKLLLVGLPADDLLGRLPNAHGWCWHAGDQAALDARFAQRSQFGVNVPEREFDAAVIFLPKSKDLTDYLLNAVAARLPGAELFLVGEKKGGIESAAKQLAPFGKPRKLDSARHCQLWQITVANAPQAVELESLAQVFEVPLAEGPLKVVSLPGVFSHGRLDRGTELLLQHLDKLPSGHLLDFGCGAGVLGAAVKRRYPHNTVTMLDVDAFAAASSRLTLAANGLEAEVLTGDGIDAAPQGLNAILTNPPFHVGVHTDYFATENLLRKAGKHLAKGGELRLVANSFLKYQPLIEEHLGICAIKAEGNGFRIYRAKRP, encoded by the coding sequence ATGGATCCGCGCAGTGAAGTACTGCTTCGCCAGGCCGAACTTTTTCAGGGCAAGCTGCTGCTGGTGGGTTTGCCTGCCGACGACTTGCTCGGGCGCTTGCCCAACGCACACGGCTGGTGCTGGCATGCCGGCGACCAGGCAGCGCTCGACGCCCGCTTTGCGCAGCGCAGCCAGTTCGGTGTGAATGTGCCCGAGCGCGAATTCGACGCGGCGGTGATCTTCCTGCCCAAGTCCAAGGACCTCACCGACTACCTGCTCAATGCCGTGGCCGCGCGACTGCCCGGCGCCGAGCTCTTTCTGGTCGGTGAGAAAAAAGGCGGCATCGAAAGCGCCGCCAAGCAACTGGCACCCTTCGGCAAACCGCGCAAACTCGACAGCGCGCGGCATTGCCAGCTATGGCAGATCACCGTGGCCAACGCTCCCCAGGCCGTAGAACTGGAGAGCCTGGCGCAGGTGTTCGAGGTGCCCTTGGCCGAAGGCCCGCTGAAAGTCGTGAGCTTGCCGGGGGTGTTCAGCCACGGCCGTCTGGATCGCGGCACCGAGTTGTTACTGCAACATCTGGACAAGCTGCCCAGCGGCCATCTGCTGGACTTCGGTTGCGGTGCCGGCGTGCTGGGCGCGGCCGTCAAGCGTCGCTATCCGCACAACACCGTGACGATGCTGGATGTGGATGCGTTCGCCGCCGCCAGCAGCCGCCTGACCCTGGCTGCGAACGGTCTGGAAGCCGAAGTGCTGACCGGTGATGGCATCGATGCGGCACCTCAGGGCCTGAATGCGATTCTAACCAATCCACCGTTCCATGTAGGCGTGCACACCGATTACTTCGCCACGGAAAATCTGCTGCGAAAAGCCGGCAAACACCTGGCAAAAGGCGGCGAACTACGCTTGGTCGCGAACAGTTTCCTCAAGTACCAGCCATTGATCGAAGAGCACTTGGGCATCTGCGCGATCAAGGCCGAGGGCAATGGCTTTCGCATCTACCGGGCCAAGCGTCCCTGA
- a CDS encoding 2-hydroxyacid dehydrogenase — MMNNRRAVFLDHPSLDLGDLDLSGLHDCFSELQLFEQTTPQNLLERLQGAQVVITNKVPLSAELLAACPGLKLILVSATGTNNIDLEAARAQGITVSNCQGYGTPSVAQHTIMLLLNLATRLKDYQRDVAAGKWQQARQFCLLDYPIVELEGKTLGLLGHGELGSAVARLAEAFGMRVVLGAIPGRPARADRVPLDELLGQVNALTLHCPLNEHTRDFIGARELALLKPGAFIVNTARGGLINEQALADALRSGHLGGAATDVLSVEPPVNGNPLLAGDIPRLIVTPHNAWGSREARQRIVGQLSENALGFFNGAPLRVVA; from the coding sequence ATAATGAACAATCGCCGTGCTGTCTTCCTCGATCACCCCTCCCTGGATCTCGGCGACCTCGACCTCAGCGGGCTGCATGACTGCTTCAGCGAGCTGCAGCTGTTCGAGCAGACCACGCCGCAGAATCTGCTCGAGCGCTTGCAGGGTGCTCAAGTCGTCATCACTAACAAAGTCCCGCTCAGCGCCGAACTCCTGGCGGCCTGCCCCGGGCTCAAGCTGATCCTGGTGTCGGCCACCGGCACCAATAACATCGACCTTGAAGCCGCCCGCGCCCAGGGCATTACCGTGAGCAACTGCCAGGGTTACGGCACGCCGTCGGTGGCCCAGCACACGATCATGCTGCTGCTGAACCTGGCCACACGCTTGAAGGACTATCAGCGCGATGTCGCAGCCGGCAAATGGCAGCAGGCCAGGCAGTTCTGCCTGCTGGACTACCCGATTGTCGAACTGGAAGGCAAGACGCTGGGCCTGCTCGGCCATGGCGAACTGGGCAGCGCCGTGGCACGCCTGGCCGAAGCCTTCGGCATGCGCGTGGTGCTGGGCGCAATTCCCGGGCGCCCTGCCCGCGCCGACCGCGTGCCGCTGGATGAACTGCTGGGGCAGGTCAATGCGCTGACCTTGCATTGCCCGCTCAACGAGCACACCCGCGATTTTATCGGGGCTCGCGAGCTGGCACTGCTCAAGCCCGGCGCGTTTATCGTCAACACCGCACGCGGCGGCTTGATCAATGAACAGGCGCTGGCGGATGCGCTGCGCAGTGGGCATCTGGGCGGCGCGGCCACCGATGTGTTGAGCGTCGAGCCTCCGGTAAATGGCAACCCGCTGCTGGCCGGGGATATCCCTCGGCTGATCGTCACGCCCCATAACGCCTGGGGCAGCCGTGAAGCGCGGCAACGGATCGTCGGGCAATTGAGCGAAAACGCCCTGGGCTTTTTCAACGGCGCCCCGCTGCGGGTCGTCGCTTGA
- a CDS encoding LysE family translocator: MYAAEFLTVALIHLLAVASPGPDFAVVVRESVTHGRRAGTWTALGVGSAIFLHVGYSLLGIGLIVSQSIVLFNALKWAAAAYLLYIGFKALRAQPARPPAEGELHREAGERTPRGAFTAGFVTNGLNPKATLFFLSLFTVVINPHTPLAVQAGYGVYLAVATALWFCLVAMLFSQQRVRAGFAKMGHWFDRTMGAVLIAIGVKLAFTSMK; this comes from the coding sequence ATGTACGCCGCCGAGTTTTTGACCGTAGCCTTGATTCACTTGTTGGCGGTGGCCAGCCCCGGGCCCGACTTCGCCGTGGTGGTGCGTGAAAGCGTGACCCATGGCCGTCGTGCCGGCACCTGGACTGCGCTGGGCGTCGGTTCGGCGATCTTTCTTCACGTCGGCTACTCGCTGCTGGGTATCGGCTTGATCGTGTCCCAGTCCATTGTGCTGTTCAATGCGCTGAAATGGGCGGCGGCGGCGTACCTGCTGTATATCGGCTTCAAGGCGCTGCGTGCGCAACCGGCCAGGCCGCCGGCGGAAGGCGAGCTGCATCGCGAGGCGGGCGAACGCACGCCCCGTGGCGCGTTCACCGCAGGGTTTGTAACCAACGGTTTGAATCCCAAGGCCACGCTGTTCTTCCTGTCGCTGTTCACCGTGGTGATCAATCCGCACACACCGCTGGCGGTGCAGGCCGGTTATGGCGTGTACCTGGCAGTGGCGACAGCGCTGTGGTTTTGCCTGGTGGCCATGCTGTTCAGCCAGCAGCGCGTGCGCGCCGGGTTTGCGAAGATGGGGCATTGGTTTGATCGCACCATGGGTGCGGTGTTGATTGCGATCGGGGTGAAGCTGGCGTTCACGAGCATGAAGTAA
- a CDS encoding fatty acid--CoA ligase gives MLQTRVIPPAEGAYQYPLLIKRLLMSGTRYEKTREIIYRDKLRYTYPTLIERVARLANVLTEAGVKAGDTVAVMDWDSHRYLECMFAIPMIGAVIHTINVRLSPEQILYTMNHADDRFVLVNSEFVGLYQAIAGQLTSVDKTLLITDGDSKTADLPNLVGEYETLLAAASPAYDFEDFDENSVATTFYTTGTTGNPKGVYFTHRQLVLHTIGVATIMGSVDSVRLLGTSDVYMPITPMFHVHAWGLPYVATMLGLKQVYPGRYDPEYLVELWRKEKVTFSHCVPTILQMVLNAKAAQDVDFGGWKIVIGGSALNRSLYEAAKARGIQLTAAYGMSETGPLVSCAHLNAELMAGSEDERTTYRIKAGVPGPLVEAAIMDTDGNFLPADGESQGELVLRAPWLTEGYYNEPQKGAELWAGGWMHTGDVATLDAFGVIDIRDRIKDVIKTGGEWISSLALEDLVSRHPAVREVAVVGIADPQWGERPFALLVLRDGHAIGARELKEHLKPFVELGHLSKWAIPSQIAVVTEIPKTSVGKLDKKRIRMDIIQWQANNSAFLSTL, from the coding sequence ATGTTGCAGACCCGTGTTATCCCGCCCGCCGAAGGCGCTTACCAATACCCGCTGTTGATCAAACGCCTGTTGATGTCCGGCACCCGTTACGAAAAGACCCGGGAAATCATCTACCGCGACAAACTGCGCTACACCTACCCCACCTTGATCGAGCGCGTCGCGCGCCTGGCCAACGTACTGACCGAAGCCGGGGTCAAGGCCGGTGACACGGTTGCGGTGATGGATTGGGACAGCCACCGTTATCTGGAATGCATGTTCGCCATCCCGATGATCGGCGCGGTGATCCACACCATCAACGTGCGCCTGTCGCCGGAACAGATCCTCTACACCATGAATCACGCCGACGACCGCTTTGTGCTGGTCAACAGCGAGTTCGTGGGGCTTTACCAGGCGATCGCCGGGCAGCTCACCAGCGTCGACAAGACCTTGCTGATCACCGACGGCGACAGCAAGACGGCCGACCTGCCCAACCTGGTGGGCGAGTACGAAACCCTGCTGGCTGCGGCGAGCCCGGCGTACGACTTCGAGGATTTCGACGAGAACTCCGTGGCCACCACCTTCTACACCACCGGCACCACGGGCAATCCCAAGGGCGTGTATTTCACCCACCGCCAACTGGTGCTGCACACCATCGGTGTGGCGACCATCATGGGCAGTGTCGACAGCGTGCGTTTGCTGGGTACCAGCGACGTGTACATGCCCATCACGCCGATGTTCCACGTGCACGCCTGGGGCCTGCCTTACGTGGCGACCATGCTCGGTTTGAAGCAGGTCTACCCCGGCCGCTACGACCCCGAATACCTGGTGGAGCTGTGGCGCAAGGAAAAGGTCACCTTTTCCCACTGCGTGCCGACCATCCTGCAAATGGTGCTCAATGCCAAGGCCGCCCAGGACGTGGATTTCGGCGGATGGAAAATCGTCATCGGCGGCAGTGCGCTCAACCGCTCGCTGTACGAAGCCGCCAAGGCCCGTGGCATTCAATTGACAGCCGCGTACGGTATGTCCGAGACCGGGCCGCTGGTGTCCTGTGCCCACCTCAATGCCGAGCTGATGGCCGGCAGCGAAGACGAACGCACCACCTACCGGATCAAGGCCGGTGTGCCCGGGCCGCTGGTGGAGGCGGCGATCATGGACACCGACGGCAACTTCCTGCCTGCCGACGGCGAATCCCAGGGCGAGCTGGTACTGCGTGCGCCCTGGCTCACCGAGGGCTATTACAACGAGCCGCAAAAGGGCGCCGAGCTGTGGGCCGGTGGCTGGATGCACACCGGTGACGTCGCCACCCTGGACGCGTTTGGCGTGATCGATATCCGTGACCGCATCAAGGATGTGATCAAGACCGGCGGCGAGTGGATCTCGTCCCTGGCCCTGGAAGACCTGGTCAGCCGCCACCCGGCGGTACGCGAAGTAGCGGTGGTGGGTATTGCCGACCCGCAGTGGGGTGAGCGCCCGTTTGCCCTGTTAGTGCTGCGTGATGGTCATGCGATAGGGGCCCGTGAACTCAAGGAGCACCTCAAGCCGTTCGTGGAATTGGGTCACTTGAGCAAGTGGGCGATTCCGAGCCAGATCGCCGTTGTTACTGAAATTCCCAAGACCAGCGTCGGCAAGCTCGACAAAAAACGTATCCGTATGGACATCATCCAATGGCAGGCCAACAACAGCGCGTTCCTGTCGACCCTATGA